A window of the Sabethes cyaneus chromosome 1, idSabCyanKW18_F2, whole genome shotgun sequence genome harbors these coding sequences:
- the LOC128742570 gene encoding pre-mRNA-splicing factor Slu7 — protein MAGGSTRVPISMLLQDKSSNAEDDEEPKKKSREDWRKAKELEEARKAGTAPAAVDEEGKDINPHIPQYISSAPWYYNTAGPTLKHQRPQEDRKAQYSGVDQWYKRGVDTSRTVTKFRKGACENCGAVTHKKKDCMERPRKVGAKFNGAKIAYDEFVQPKINSDYDGKRDRWAGYDPANHREIVEEYQKIEQAKRELRAQKLKENPDLANEDDGEDDEDKYVDEVDMPGTKVDSKQRITVRNLRIREDTAKYLRNLDPNSAYYDPKTRSMRDNPNPQLNPEETDFAGENFVRYSGDIQKHAQAQLFAWEAHGKGVDVHVLAEPTKLELLQKEYEKKKDQFKDESKNTVLEKYGGEEHLQAPPKALLLAQTEHYVEYSRFGKIIKGEDKPIVRSRYEEDLMVNNHTTVWGSFWKSGQWGYKCCESTIKNSYCVGENGKTSSIKATDAAPGPSRIQRKPAATEEKNLPSSSSSSDSDSSDSESSSSSSSGSDSSSSSSSSSSSSSSESEDSEPEDKQRKKKSKQSKKADSKKKREKKTDEAKQTVKDKLQLALLAEERHQRRADELLRMDERKRPYNSMFEAKAPTEEEIEAYQMKRRRDEDPMLKFVEK, from the exons ATGGCTGGCGGGTCGACGCGTGTGCCGATTTCCATGCTGCTGCAGGACAAATCGTCCAACGCCGAGGATGACGAGGAGCCGAAGAAAAAATCCCGCGAAGATTGGCGTAAAGCCAAAGAGCTGGAGGAAGCGCGTAAAGCGGGAACCGCTCCGGCTGCCGTCGACGAGGAAGGTAAGGACATTAATCCTCACATTCCCCAGTACATCAGTTCGGCCCCGTGGTACTACAATACCGCCGGACCGACGCTGAAGCATCAGCGCCCGCAGGAGGACCGCAAAGCGCAGTACTCCGGAGTGGATCAGTGGTATAAGCGAGGTGTCGACACCAGCCGGACGGTAACGAAGTTCCGCAAGGGAGCTTGCGAAAACTGCGGTGCGGTCACGCACAAGAAAAAGGACTGCATGGAGCGGCCACGCAAGGTGGGAGCGAAATTCAACGGGGCCAAGATTGCGTACGACGAGTTCGTGCAGCCGAAGATAAATTCCGATTACGATGGCAAGCGGGACCGGTGGGCCGGTTACGATCCGGCCAACCATCGCGAGATCGTGGAGGAGTATCAGAAGATCGAACAGGCCAAACGGGAGCTGCGGGCGCAGAAGCTGAAGGAAAATCCCGATTTGGCTAACGAGGATGACGGGGAAGACGATGAAGATAAATACGTGGATGAAGTTGATATGCCCGGAACGAAG GTTGACTCCAAACAACGTATTACAGTGCGTAATCTTCGCATCCGCGAAGATACGGCCAAATATCTGCGCAATCTGGACCCCAATTCGGCGTACTACGATCCGAAGACTCGCTCCATGAGAGACAATCCGAACCCGCAGCTGAATCCGGAGGAAACGGACTTTGCTGGGGAGAATTTCGTGCGCTATTCCGGCGACATACAGAAACATGCGCAAGCGCAGCTGTTTGCTTGGGAAGCCCACGGGAAGGGTGTCGACGTGCACGTACTGGCGGAACCGACCAAGTTGGAGCTGCTGCAGAAGGAATACGAAAAGAAGAAGGATCAGTTCAAGGATGAAAGCAAGAATACCGTACTGGAGAAGTATGGCGGCGAAGAGCACTTGCAGGCTCCGCCGAAGGCGCTTCTGCTGGCACAAACCGAACACTACGTAGAGTACAGTCGTTTCGGAAAGATTATCAAAGGCGAAGATAAGCCAATTGTTCGGTCCCGGTACGAGGAGGACCTCATGGTTAACAACCACACCACAGTTTGGGGTTCGTTTTGGAAGAGTGGCCAGTGGGGCTACAAATGCTGCGAATCTACAATTAAAAACTCGTACTGCGTGGgggaaaatggaaaaacaagCAGTATAAAAGCAACTGACGCAGCGCCCGGTCCTTCACGAATTCAGCGTAAACCGGCAGCTACCGAagagaagaatttacctagcagcagtagcagcagtgaCAGTGACAGTAGTGACAGCGAaagtagtagcagcagcagcagcggcagcgacAGCAGTAgctcgtcgtcatcgtcgtcgtcctcgtcatcTTCCGAGTCCGAGGATTCCGAGCCGGAAGACAAGCAGCGTAAGAAGAAGTCAAAACAGTCGAAGAAAGCAGACAGCAAGAAAAAACGTGAGAAGAAAACGGATGAGGCGAAGCAGACCGTCAAGGACAAGCTGCAGCTGGCACTGCTGGCCGAGGAACGGCACCAGCGACGGGCCGACGAACTACTGCGGATGGACGAGCGGAAGCGACCGTACAACAGTATGTTCGAGGCGAAGGCTCCCACCGAGGAGGAGATAGAAGCCTACCAGATGAAGCGCCGGCGCGACGAGGATCCGATGCTGAAGTTTGTTGAGAAGTAA